The Methylomusa anaerophila genome has a segment encoding these proteins:
- a CDS encoding tetratricopeptide repeat protein has product MQRSFQNTLQQAKDCLNRGQTAKAEQLVTKVIHKSPNNCQALFLLGIIAGQTGDLNKSVKSFEKLLALQPATPEIYYNLATTLMKQEKYSAAEPLLRKTLELKEDFIEAYINLGHVLHKLNNHRKAEACFRQAVERAPADPIANYNLGTALLHRKQLAEAANCFQAALDINPAYVEALLSLCQTYKESGRPDEAVRCLRKAAARQPDNAAVFYHLGEELRRQENYEEACTTYQKTIELNSRMKAAYINWGVCLQALKKPLAAIGAYNQALAIEPSPEICGNRAQAILQSGNLELGFKEYEWRTKVTEHRPLFEWCCHKPRWQGELFSGKRLLVHHEQGLGDTLQFVRYLPLVKARGGIVIFSTKQALLRLLKNFPGIDQLVEHAEEPITNLNYDLAIPQMSLPAVFGSTLATIPAKVPYIQANPALSRKWAKNMIANGKLKVGLVWAGNPNHVEGLIRTCGLAALKPLAAVAAAVDFYSLQVGGAAKELKNPPDGLAVIDLTRRIKDFADTAALVDNLDLVISVDTAVAHLAGAMGKPVWNLLPFASEWRWLAAGNNSPWYPTMRLFRQPKPQDWPAVLHEVTAALQSMATSHSRPATAST; this is encoded by the coding sequence ATGCAACGTTCGTTTCAAAACACCTTACAGCAGGCAAAAGATTGTCTCAATAGGGGCCAGACAGCGAAAGCCGAACAATTAGTAACCAAAGTCATTCACAAGTCCCCTAATAATTGTCAGGCTTTATTTCTGCTGGGCATTATTGCCGGACAAACCGGCGACTTAAATAAATCCGTAAAATCATTTGAAAAACTGCTTGCCTTGCAGCCTGCCACGCCGGAAATATATTACAACCTGGCCACTACCCTGATGAAGCAGGAAAAATATTCCGCGGCGGAGCCCTTGCTGCGCAAAACCCTGGAACTTAAAGAGGATTTTATCGAAGCCTATATAAATTTAGGCCATGTACTACATAAATTGAATAATCACCGGAAGGCGGAAGCATGTTTTCGCCAGGCTGTCGAACGGGCGCCGGCAGACCCCATTGCCAACTATAACCTGGGCACGGCCCTGCTGCACCGGAAGCAATTGGCTGAGGCCGCCAATTGCTTCCAAGCGGCCCTGGACATCAATCCCGCCTATGTGGAGGCTTTGTTGTCCTTATGCCAAACATATAAGGAGTCAGGCCGGCCGGATGAAGCGGTCCGCTGCCTGCGTAAAGCAGCCGCCCGGCAACCGGACAATGCCGCTGTCTTCTATCATCTCGGCGAAGAACTCCGCCGGCAGGAAAACTACGAAGAAGCCTGCACCACCTATCAAAAAACGATTGAATTAAATTCCCGGATGAAAGCCGCCTATATCAACTGGGGTGTTTGCCTGCAAGCTCTAAAAAAACCGCTGGCGGCGATTGGCGCCTACAACCAGGCATTAGCCATAGAGCCGAGCCCCGAAATATGCGGCAACCGGGCTCAGGCTATTCTCCAGAGCGGCAACCTTGAACTGGGCTTTAAGGAATATGAATGGCGGACAAAAGTCACCGAACACCGTCCCCTGTTCGAATGGTGCTGCCATAAACCCCGCTGGCAGGGGGAACTGTTTTCCGGCAAGCGGCTCCTGGTCCACCATGAACAGGGGCTGGGCGACACCCTCCAGTTTGTCCGCTATCTTCCCCTGGTAAAAGCCCGGGGCGGAATCGTCATTTTTTCTACCAAACAAGCTCTATTGCGTCTTTTGAAAAATTTCCCGGGCATCGACCAGCTGGTGGAACACGCGGAAGAACCCATAACCAATCTGAACTACGACCTGGCAATTCCGCAGATGAGCCTGCCGGCCGTCTTTGGTTCCACCCTTGCCACCATTCCGGCCAAAGTTCCCTATATCCAGGCAAATCCCGCCCTCAGCCGCAAATGGGCAAAAAATATGATTGCCAACGGCAAACTAAAAGTAGGATTGGTGTGGGCCGGCAATCCCAATCATGTCGAAGGTCTCATCCGCACCTGCGGTCTTGCCGCCCTGAAGCCCCTGGCCGCAGTGGCGGCGGCAGTGGATTTTTACAGTCTGCAAGTTGGCGGAGCCGCCAAGGAATTAAAAAATCCCCCTGACGGTCTGGCCGTCATCGACCTGACCCGGAGAATCAAAGACTTTGCCGACACTGCCGCCTTGGTCGACAACCTGGACTTAGTCATATCTGTCGATACGGCGGTAGCTCACCTGGCCGGCGCCATGGGCAAACCGGTCTGGAACCTGCTGCCTTTTGCCAGCGAGTGGCGGTGGCTGGCTGCCGGCAACAACAGCCCCTGGTACCCGACCATGCGGCTGTTCCGGCAGCCTAAGCCCCAAGACTGGCCCGCCGTCCTGCATGAAGTGACAGCGGCTTTGCAGAGCATGGCAACTAGCCATTCCCGGCCAGCCACCGCGTCCACATGA
- a CDS encoding glycosyltransferase: protein MRILLIHPACTVQLADFCDFLRKTYLHEIVLLTGRQGLQLPGVRVVTYRPSRQPSPQGHPYVTPAEDAVLQGQAAYRAAAGELKSQGFIPDVIYGYAGWGPTLYMKDLFPGIPLICNFEWFTHTDNLAFFFPGQDPTIDKACRIRTQNARIVIDLYSCDLGITPTYYQKSKFPPEYAEKIKVLHDGVNTQLYRPKRGYKLVLPEGKLDCSQVAELVTYVVNGQEHYSGYRQFMEAASIIQRRPKCHILVCGAGVRNLERKMADGKTYKQHIIDSCSLDINRIHFLDDLPAPWYSQIFQASTVHVYLTEPFFLSFSLLEAMSCGCALVASNTPPVKEMLLDGVNGLLADMQSPQDIANKIEELLDHPGRREVLAVRARECILERYDTARVFPEKLKLFTDSQIFKKTGP from the coding sequence ATGCGCATATTGTTGATTCATCCCGCTTGTACGGTACAGTTAGCCGACTTTTGTGATTTTTTACGAAAAACTTATTTGCATGAAATTGTTCTTTTGACTGGCAGGCAAGGACTGCAACTGCCGGGCGTGCGGGTTGTAACCTATAGACCTTCGCGGCAGCCTTCACCCCAGGGACATCCCTATGTAACGCCGGCGGAAGATGCGGTATTGCAGGGGCAGGCGGCTTATCGGGCGGCGGCTGGGGAGTTGAAATCCCAGGGCTTTATTCCGGATGTTATTTACGGCTATGCCGGTTGGGGACCGACGCTGTATATGAAGGACTTGTTTCCCGGCATACCTTTAATATGCAATTTTGAGTGGTTTACTCATACGGATAATCTTGCTTTCTTTTTTCCCGGTCAAGACCCGACAATTGATAAAGCCTGCCGGATTCGCACCCAGAACGCCCGTATCGTCATTGATTTGTATAGTTGTGATTTGGGCATTACTCCCACTTATTATCAAAAAAGCAAATTTCCGCCCGAGTATGCTGAAAAAATAAAAGTCTTGCATGACGGGGTGAATACTCAGCTGTATCGGCCCAAACGCGGCTATAAACTGGTATTGCCTGAAGGAAAACTGGACTGTTCCCAGGTTGCCGAATTGGTTACCTATGTAGTCAATGGGCAGGAACATTATTCCGGGTACCGGCAGTTTATGGAAGCCGCGTCGATTATACAGCGGCGGCCTAAGTGCCATATTTTGGTCTGCGGCGCCGGGGTGCGCAATCTGGAACGGAAGATGGCTGACGGCAAGACATATAAGCAGCATATCATCGATTCCTGTTCTTTGGATATAAACAGAATTCATTTTCTTGACGATCTGCCGGCGCCATGGTACAGTCAAATTTTCCAGGCTTCCACTGTGCATGTGTATTTAACGGAGCCGTTTTTTTTGTCTTTCTCCCTGCTGGAGGCTATGTCCTGCGGCTGCGCCCTGGTGGCTTCCAATACGCCGCCGGTGAAGGAAATGCTGTTGGATGGCGTGAATGGACTGCTGGCCGATATGCAATCACCGCAAGATATTGCCAACAAAATAGAAGAATTGCTTGATCATCCCGGGCGCCGGGAAGTGCTGGCCGTGCGGGCCCGGGAATGTATTCTGGAAAGGTACGATACGGCCCGGGTGTTTCCCGAAAAACTAAAACTATTCACTGATAGTCAAATATTCAAAAAAACGGGACCGTGA
- a CDS encoding glycosyltransferase family 4 protein: MKLLFLHRNFPGQFRYMASYYAGNSGNTVVFLATAVHEDIPGVHKVIYRPEGSSRPTTHIYLRGFEDAVLYGQSACRAAIQLREQGFIPDLIIGHSGWGPTLYVQDVYPDVPLLCYFEWFYRSHGSTHGFDPATPVSEDNKAEIRTKNMAIMLDLCHSTLGLSPTRWQKQQFPPEFHNKIQVIHDGVNTALFCPAPEAKLVIPRIGLDLSEAEEIVTYVATGMEPMRGFPQFMEAVSLLQKRRPRCHVVVVGEDRVEYSNPLANGKTYKQWMLEQYEYDLTRIHFTGRLNLLEYREVIQASTVHVYLTYPYILSWSLLEAMACGCLVIGSNTPPVAEVIEDGGNGLLVDFFSPRELADKIDGALNDPGACQLIRRNARNTILEKYSLDVLFPKQRELVQALVDRRA; the protein is encoded by the coding sequence ATGAAACTTCTATTCTTGCACCGCAATTTTCCCGGCCAATTCCGTTATATGGCGTCCTATTACGCCGGCAACTCCGGGAATACGGTGGTATTTCTGGCTACCGCGGTTCATGAAGACATACCCGGCGTTCATAAGGTAATATACAGGCCGGAAGGGTCGTCCCGCCCGACGACCCATATATACTTGCGGGGATTTGAGGACGCTGTATTGTACGGCCAGTCGGCATGCCGCGCCGCCATCCAATTGCGGGAACAGGGTTTTATTCCCGATTTGATTATAGGCCATTCCGGCTGGGGGCCTACGCTGTATGTGCAGGATGTATATCCTGATGTTCCGCTGCTTTGCTATTTTGAATGGTTTTACCGTTCTCACGGCTCTACTCATGGTTTTGATCCGGCGACACCGGTATCGGAGGATAACAAAGCGGAGATCAGAACAAAAAATATGGCCATTATGCTGGATTTGTGCCATTCAACGCTGGGGTTAAGCCCGACCCGGTGGCAAAAACAACAATTTCCGCCGGAATTTCACAATAAGATACAAGTTATTCATGATGGGGTAAATACCGCTTTATTTTGCCCGGCCCCAGAGGCTAAGCTGGTCATACCGCGTATTGGCCTGGATTTATCCGAAGCGGAAGAAATAGTCACCTATGTTGCAACCGGCATGGAACCCATGCGGGGTTTTCCGCAGTTTATGGAAGCCGTTTCTTTGCTGCAAAAAAGGCGTCCCCGCTGTCATGTTGTTGTAGTTGGTGAAGACAGGGTTGAGTATTCCAATCCGTTAGCTAATGGAAAGACATATAAACAGTGGATGCTGGAACAGTATGAGTATGACCTGACGCGCATCCATTTTACAGGCAGGCTGAATCTGCTTGAGTATCGCGAGGTGATACAGGCGTCCACAGTCCACGTTTATTTGACGTATCCGTATATTTTATCCTGGTCCCTGCTGGAGGCAATGGCTTGCGGGTGTTTAGTCATCGGTTCCAATACGCCGCCGGTTGCGGAAGTAATCGAAGACGGGGGCAATGGCTTGCTGGTGGATTTTTTTTCTCCCCGTGAGCTTGCCGATAAGATCGACGGGGCGTTAAATGATCCGGGCGCCTGCCAGCTGATTCGCCGGAATGCCCGTAATACAATTTTGGAAAAGTACAGTTTGGATGTACTTTTTCCCAAACAGAGGGAATTGGTTCAGGCTCTTGTTGACCGGCGGGCGTGA
- a CDS encoding calcium-binding protein, producing MSLQQGNTVYGGDSGEEINLYEPGYENVTNVYGGQGGDVLRGNRLNNMLSGGAGDDQLWGGSGSDVLQGGNGNDAYWWGRGDGADTVAVDAANGEDMLVLYNVNVGEHSSYRAGNDLYLSLGNGDTVDLQGWYAASARQRVQSFVFSDGCAYAWNNDAGAEVNLYDSIYEANGISRLKGVDGGASTLRGGSRNDDISGGAGDDQLWGGAGGADTLAGGDGWDTYWYGAGDGQDLIADGSGNSGDTIRFYNIQNSDGLALTQSGSDLVLSFSGGNSITLQNWYSSAANRVNRFIFADGSVKQIVNNSWQTIGDDSGGFQIEVDYSRYDQDGFFAGHPERQAVVEEACRIWESLINDEFENVRTGTVIQVVNPNTLTTDTIYLDQEIDDFKFYAGSSSMGGSTLGVSAALSVSNLGNSRLDNRYNGYDDIEPWVGSISINTDNANLLYFDPTPNDPYDDTVPEDKYDFLHIVLHELGHALGFGPQKAGSQYVTYSNGQPYFNGPHAVAVYGGAVPLNFDSGSHIASSSRTTSLMEPTLYSGTRVLPSALDKAIFADIGYNITGVS from the coding sequence ATGTCGCTGCAACAAGGCAACACTGTGTACGGAGGAGACTCCGGGGAAGAGATTAATTTGTATGAGCCTGGTTATGAGAATGTTACCAATGTGTATGGCGGACAAGGCGGCGATGTCCTGCGGGGCAACCGTCTGAACAATATGCTTTCCGGCGGGGCCGGCGATGATCAGTTGTGGGGCGGTTCCGGCAGCGATGTCTTGCAGGGCGGCAATGGCAACGATGCCTATTGGTGGGGCCGGGGCGACGGCGCCGATACGGTGGCGGTTGACGCCGCCAATGGGGAAGATATGTTGGTTCTATATAATGTTAACGTAGGAGAACATTCATCTTACCGGGCCGGGAATGATTTGTACCTGTCCCTGGGGAATGGCGACACAGTGGATTTGCAAGGGTGGTATGCCGCTTCCGCCCGGCAAAGAGTGCAAAGTTTTGTCTTTTCTGATGGTTGCGCCTATGCTTGGAATAATGACGCCGGAGCGGAAGTCAACTTGTACGACAGTATATATGAAGCCAACGGCATCAGCCGTTTAAAAGGCGTGGACGGCGGCGCCAGCACGCTGCGGGGCGGGTCCCGCAACGATGATATTTCCGGCGGTGCCGGCGATGACCAGTTGTGGGGCGGTGCCGGCGGCGCTGATACTTTGGCCGGCGGCGACGGCTGGGATACATATTGGTATGGCGCCGGCGACGGACAGGATCTGATCGCCGACGGATCAGGCAATAGCGGCGACACCATCCGGTTCTACAATATTCAAAACAGTGACGGGCTGGCTTTGACCCAGTCAGGCAGCGACCTGGTGTTAAGTTTTTCCGGCGGAAACAGCATTACGCTGCAAAACTGGTATTCTTCGGCTGCTAACCGGGTGAACCGCTTTATTTTTGCTGATGGTTCGGTAAAACAAATTGTTAATAATTCCTGGCAGACTATTGGCGATGATTCCGGGGGGTTTCAGATTGAGGTTGATTATTCCCGTTATGACCAAGACGGTTTTTTCGCCGGCCATCCGGAGCGGCAGGCGGTAGTCGAGGAAGCTTGCCGGATATGGGAGTCCCTGATTAATGATGAGTTTGAAAATGTAAGAACCGGTACAGTGATTCAGGTTGTCAATCCCAATACGTTGACGACGGATACCATCTATCTGGACCAGGAAATTGACGATTTCAAGTTTTATGCCGGGTCTTCTTCCATGGGGGGTTCCACTCTGGGCGTATCTGCGGCTCTGAGTGTTTCCAACCTGGGAAATTCGCGGCTGGACAATAGGTATAACGGATATGACGACATTGAGCCGTGGGTGGGATCTATCTCAATAAATACGGACAACGCGAATCTGTTGTATTTTGATCCTACGCCCAATGATCCATATGATGACACGGTTCCGGAGGATAAGTATGATTTTTTGCATATTGTGCTGCATGAATTAGGCCATGCCCTGGGTTTCGGGCCGCAAAAAGCCGGATCCCAGTATGTGACATACAGTAACGGCCAGCCGTATTTCAACGGGCCTCATGCCGTCGCCGTATACGGCGGTGCGGTTCCATTAAATTTTGACAGCGGGTCTCATATCGCTTCCTCGTCCCGGACCACTTCCCTAATGGAGCCTACCTTGTATTCCGGTACAAGGGTATTGCCATCAGCATTAGATAAAGCTATTTTCGCCGATATTGGCTATAATATCACTGGCGTCAGCTGA
- a CDS encoding O-linked N-acetylglucosamine transferase, SPINDLY family protein, translated as MAVKNKVHAMFEKANRYVREQRYTEALALYQAILQLDSCHQDSLYNAGQACSKLGDFAGAAAMLERFLAISPEDAPARICLGQSLARLGNVAAAQLQYEEALRIDSEYNYAYEAFIALADEYNNRMDFPAAQRCNDMIIQRQLDVRYWQPRLLSMHYNPAISPDYLFREHLRWARTVEEAVLPATHSLMGRKQHTKLRIGYVSADFCAHPVACFIAAVWKNHNKREYQIYGYSNAKQPDQITEALKSHVDIWRDFRGLPDNDLFSMIVEDEIDILVDLAGHTEDNRLCVFARKPAPVQVTWLGYPNTTGLSRMDYRITDGVADPVGITDRYYTEELFRLPGPFLCYSPINDAPLAEPPVGRNDYITFGSFNKLKKITPAAIALWAKVLQATPGSRLLMKSIYLDEADVRRRISAIFTEYGVEAERVIFMEYLVSHARHLAMFNEVDIVLDPLRYSGTTSTCEALWMGVPVVTLAGEMHVSRVSSSLLVHAGLGGLIAATDEQYVRIARDLARNAPLLQQLKRTLRDRLRASPVMDGARFTAQLENAYRLMWTRWLAGNG; from the coding sequence ATGGCAGTGAAAAACAAAGTTCATGCTATGTTTGAAAAAGCAAACCGGTATGTGAGGGAGCAGAGATATACAGAAGCGTTAGCTCTGTATCAGGCCATTTTACAACTTGACTCCTGTCATCAGGACTCTTTATACAACGCCGGGCAGGCATGCAGCAAGCTGGGCGACTTTGCCGGGGCCGCAGCTATGTTGGAAAGGTTTTTAGCTATAAGCCCGGAAGACGCGCCGGCGCGCATCTGTTTAGGACAGTCGCTGGCGCGCCTGGGCAATGTGGCTGCCGCGCAGTTGCAATATGAAGAAGCTTTGCGTATTGATTCTGAATATAATTATGCCTATGAGGCGTTCATAGCTTTAGCGGATGAATATAATAACCGTATGGATTTTCCGGCCGCCCAACGCTGCAATGACATGATTATTCAGCGCCAACTGGATGTGCGGTACTGGCAGCCTAGATTACTCTCTATGCACTATAACCCGGCAATCAGTCCGGATTATCTATTTAGAGAGCATTTGCGCTGGGCCCGAACCGTTGAGGAAGCTGTCTTGCCTGCGACTCATTCCCTAATGGGACGCAAACAACATACCAAGCTGAGAATTGGCTATGTATCGGCTGATTTTTGCGCCCATCCGGTAGCTTGTTTTATTGCTGCGGTATGGAAGAATCATAATAAGCGGGAGTATCAGATTTACGGTTACTCCAATGCGAAACAGCCGGACCAAATTACTGAGGCGCTGAAATCCCATGTGGATATATGGCGGGATTTTAGGGGCTTGCCGGATAATGATCTATTTTCTATGATTGTTGAGGATGAAATAGATATTTTGGTTGATTTGGCGGGTCATACGGAGGATAACCGGCTTTGTGTGTTTGCCCGGAAACCGGCGCCGGTGCAGGTCACTTGGTTAGGTTATCCCAATACTACAGGACTGTCGCGAATGGATTACCGGATTACCGATGGGGTTGCCGACCCGGTGGGTATAACCGATCGGTACTATACGGAAGAACTGTTTCGCTTGCCTGGTCCCTTTCTTTGCTATTCGCCTATTAATGATGCGCCGCTGGCGGAGCCGCCGGTTGGTCGTAATGACTATATTACTTTTGGCAGTTTTAACAAGTTAAAAAAAATTACGCCTGCAGCGATTGCCTTGTGGGCGAAAGTGCTGCAGGCGACGCCTGGTTCCCGGTTGTTGATGAAAAGTATTTATTTGGATGAAGCGGATGTTCGGCGGCGGATTTCCGCTATTTTTACGGAATACGGGGTTGAAGCGGAGCGGGTGATTTTTATGGAATATCTTGTTTCCCATGCCCGGCACTTGGCGATGTTCAATGAAGTCGATATTGTGTTGGACCCATTGCGCTACAGCGGAACGACTTCTACTTGTGAGGCTTTATGGATGGGGGTTCCGGTAGTTACGCTGGCCGGGGAAATGCATGTATCCCGGGTCTCTTCCAGTTTGCTGGTTCACGCGGGACTGGGGGGGCTGATAGCGGCGACTGACGAACAATATGTACGTATTGCCAGAGATTTGGCCCGGAATGCGCCATTGTTACAGCAGCTAAAGCGCACTTTGCGGGATAGGCTGCGAGCGTCGCCGGTAATGGACGGGGCGCGGTTTACCGCCCAATTGGAAAATGCCTACCGGCTCATGTGGACGCGGTGGCTGGCCGGGAATGGCTAG